A window of the Cicer arietinum cultivar CDC Frontier isolate Library 1 chromosome 6, Cicar.CDCFrontier_v2.0, whole genome shotgun sequence genome harbors these coding sequences:
- the LOC101492780 gene encoding high mobility group B protein 14 isoform X5, with product MKRSLRQTKSREETKANQNKSKQKIDAEKPKKPPTAFFYFFSFSFLREDFRKEYQQQNPDVKSMRDIGKACGEKWKTMTYEEKVQYYDIATEKRAEFDRATTEYNKKKQNGEYEDTDEESEYDE from the exons ATGAAGAGATCGTTGCGTCAGACTAAGTCAAGAGAGGAAACCAAAGCAAATCAAAATAAGAGCAAACAAAAGATTGATGCTGAGAAGCCAAAGAAACCCCCCACTGCTTTCTTCTacttttt TTCTTTTTCATTCTTAAGGGAGGATTTTCGGAAAGAATATCAACAGCAGAATCCAGATGTAAAGTCAATGCGTGAT ATTGGCAAGGCGTGTGGAGAGAAGTGGAAAACAATGACTTATGAG GAGAAGGTTCAATACTACGATATAGCAACAGAAAAACGTGCAGAATTTGATAGAGCAACAACAGAGTATAACAAGAAAAAG CAAAATGGTGAATATGAAGATACCGACGAGGAGTCGGAGTATGATGAGTAA
- the LOC101492780 gene encoding high mobility group B protein 14 isoform X3 — protein sequence MAKIAASSASASTSTTGKLVLRIKSNEGMKRSLRQTKSREETKANQNKSKQKIDAEKPKKPPTAFFYFFSFSFLREDFRKEYQQQNPDVKSMRDIGKACGEKWKTMTYEVMYIFGIWLLQCKTVSAGWNSTLT from the exons ATGGCGAAAATAGCTGCTTCTTCGGCCTCAGCCTCTACATCCACCACCGG AAAACTAGTGTTGAGGATTAAATCAAATGAGGGAATGAAGAGATCGTTGCGTCAGACTAAGTCAAGAGAGGAAACCAAAGCAAATCAAAATAAGAGCAAACAAAAGATTGATGCTGAGAAGCCAAAGAAACCCCCCACTGCTTTCTTCTacttttt TTCTTTTTCATTCTTAAGGGAGGATTTTCGGAAAGAATATCAACAGCAGAATCCAGATGTAAAGTCAATGCGTGAT ATTGGCAAGGCGTGTGGAGAGAAGTGGAAAACAATGACTTATGAG GTTATGTACATATTTGGAATTTGGCTACTGCAATGCAAAACTGTCTCTGCTGGTTGGAATTCCACGCTGACATGA
- the LOC101492780 gene encoding high mobility group B protein 14 isoform X4, translating to MAKIAASSASASTSTTGKLVLRIKSNEGMKRSLRQTKSREETKANQNKSKQKIDAEKPKKPPTAFFYFLEDFRKEYQQQNPDVKSMRDIGKACGEKWKTMTYEVMYIFGIWLLQCKTVSAGWNSTLT from the exons ATGGCGAAAATAGCTGCTTCTTCGGCCTCAGCCTCTACATCCACCACCGG AAAACTAGTGTTGAGGATTAAATCAAATGAGGGAATGAAGAGATCGTTGCGTCAGACTAAGTCAAGAGAGGAAACCAAAGCAAATCAAAATAAGAGCAAACAAAAGATTGATGCTGAGAAGCCAAAGAAACCCCCCACTGCTTTCTTCTacttttt GGAGGATTTTCGGAAAGAATATCAACAGCAGAATCCAGATGTAAAGTCAATGCGTGAT ATTGGCAAGGCGTGTGGAGAGAAGTGGAAAACAATGACTTATGAG GTTATGTACATATTTGGAATTTGGCTACTGCAATGCAAAACTGTCTCTGCTGGTTGGAATTCCACGCTGACATGA
- the LOC101492780 gene encoding high mobility group B protein 14 isoform X2, with protein MAKIAASSASASTSTTGKLVLRIKSNEGMKRSLRQTKSREETKANQNKSKQKIDAEKPKKPPTAFFYFLEDFRKEYQQQNPDVKSMRDIGKACGEKWKTMTYEEKVQYYDIATEKRAEFDRATTEYNKKKQNGEYEDTDEESEYDE; from the exons ATGGCGAAAATAGCTGCTTCTTCGGCCTCAGCCTCTACATCCACCACCGG AAAACTAGTGTTGAGGATTAAATCAAATGAGGGAATGAAGAGATCGTTGCGTCAGACTAAGTCAAGAGAGGAAACCAAAGCAAATCAAAATAAGAGCAAACAAAAGATTGATGCTGAGAAGCCAAAGAAACCCCCCACTGCTTTCTTCTacttttt GGAGGATTTTCGGAAAGAATATCAACAGCAGAATCCAGATGTAAAGTCAATGCGTGAT ATTGGCAAGGCGTGTGGAGAGAAGTGGAAAACAATGACTTATGAG GAGAAGGTTCAATACTACGATATAGCAACAGAAAAACGTGCAGAATTTGATAGAGCAACAACAGAGTATAACAAGAAAAAG CAAAATGGTGAATATGAAGATACCGACGAGGAGTCGGAGTATGATGAGTAA
- the LOC101492780 gene encoding high mobility group B protein 14 isoform X1 — MAKIAASSASASTSTTGKLVLRIKSNEGMKRSLRQTKSREETKANQNKSKQKIDAEKPKKPPTAFFYFFSFSFLREDFRKEYQQQNPDVKSMRDIGKACGEKWKTMTYEEKVQYYDIATEKRAEFDRATTEYNKKKQNGEYEDTDEESEYDE, encoded by the exons ATGGCGAAAATAGCTGCTTCTTCGGCCTCAGCCTCTACATCCACCACCGG AAAACTAGTGTTGAGGATTAAATCAAATGAGGGAATGAAGAGATCGTTGCGTCAGACTAAGTCAAGAGAGGAAACCAAAGCAAATCAAAATAAGAGCAAACAAAAGATTGATGCTGAGAAGCCAAAGAAACCCCCCACTGCTTTCTTCTacttttt TTCTTTTTCATTCTTAAGGGAGGATTTTCGGAAAGAATATCAACAGCAGAATCCAGATGTAAAGTCAATGCGTGAT ATTGGCAAGGCGTGTGGAGAGAAGTGGAAAACAATGACTTATGAG GAGAAGGTTCAATACTACGATATAGCAACAGAAAAACGTGCAGAATTTGATAGAGCAACAACAGAGTATAACAAGAAAAAG CAAAATGGTGAATATGAAGATACCGACGAGGAGTCGGAGTATGATGAGTAA